ATTGTTTCAATCTTAGATTTTCATGGAACAATCGAATTTATGCTTTTTGAAGATAAATTAAAAGAGCTTCAAGATGAATACAATCATGAAGAACCAATTGCATTTAAAGTAAGAATTTCTAAAAATGAAAGTTTTACAAGAATCAGTGTTTTAAAAATAGAAACTATATTTGATGCACAAAAAGAAAAATTAAAAATAAAACAAAAAGAAGTTCAAGAGCCACCTTTAAATATTGCTATTGCATTTAGTGAAGATGAAAATATTATGTATAAACTATTTGATATTATTGCCAATAATCAAGGTAAAAGAGAACTAAAACTTATAATTAAATCAAAATTAGCAGATTTAGAACTTGAAACAGGTTTTAAAGTAACTTCAAATGTAGAAAATTTAATAAAACAATTAGAAGGAGTTTATTTAGTAGATGAAACATATACTACTGACAAATGATGATGGATATGATAGCGTTGGATTAAAGGCTTTAATAGATGCTTTAAGTCCAATTGCTAAAATAACAGTTGTTGCCCCTGCTAATAATAAATCAGCATGTGGGCACTCTTTAACTTTAGATAAACCATTAAGACTTATTAGCATAAAAGATGATTTTTATAAAATTGATGATGGTAGCCCAACAGATTGTATTTTTTTATCTTTAGGAAATTTATTTAAAGAAGGGTTTAAACCTGATTTAGTAATAAGTGGAATAAATATTGGTGCAAATATGGGTGAAGATATAACTTATAGTGGAACAGCAAGTGCAGCAATGGAAGCAGTGATTCATAAAATACCAGCTATTGCAATTTCACAAGTTTGTCAAAATAGATGTCAAGATATACAAAA
The sequence above is drawn from the Arcobacter lacus genome and encodes:
- the surE gene encoding 5'/3'-nucleotidase SurE — its product is MKHILLTNDDGYDSVGLKALIDALSPIAKITVVAPANNKSACGHSLTLDKPLRLISIKDDFYKIDDGSPTDCIFLSLGNLFKEGFKPDLVISGINIGANMGEDITYSGTASAAMEAVIHKIPAIAISQVCQNRCQDIQNGWEFELAKDTIVKLATRILNNSFPLDERKFLNVNIPPIKPNECKGMKITKAGFREYGTDSDRHINPRGEEYYWIGLHPLIWKASEDQSCDFEAIKENYVSISPIKLDMTSYDDLKNLENWLNN